In Candida orthopsilosis Co 90-125, chromosome 4 draft sequence, a single genomic region encodes these proteins:
- a CDS encoding Ssb1 heat shock protein (HSP70 family member) produces MADGVFQGAIGIDLGTTYSCVATYDSAVEIIANEQGNRVTPSFVAFTSEERLIGDAAKNQAALNPKNTVFDAKRLIGRAFDDESVQKDIKSWPFKVIDVNGQPQIEVEYLDETKTFSPQEISSMVLTKMKEIAEAKIGKKVEKAVITVPAYFNDAQRQATKDAGAIAGLNVLRIINEPTAAAIAYGLGAGKSEKERHVLIFDLGGGTFDVSLLNITGGVFTVKATAGDTHLGGQDFDTNLLEHFKNEFKRKTGKDISGDARALRRLRTACERAKRSLSSGTQTTVEIDSLFDGEDFSANITRARFEELCADLFRSTLDPVEKVLKDAKIDKSQVEEIVLVGGSTRIPKVQKLLSDFFDGKQLEKSINPDEAVAYGAAVQAAILTGQSTNDETKDLLLLDVIPLSLGVAMQGNVFAPVVPRNTTVPTIKRRTFTTVADHQTTVQFPVYQGERVNCTENTLLGEFDLKNIPPMQAGEPVLEAIFEVDANGILKVTAVEKSTGRSANITISNSIGRLSTEEIEKMINDAEKFKSSDDAFAKRHEQKQKLEAYVASVESTVTDPVLSAKLKKSAKDKIEAALSDALQTLEIEDSSADDYRKAELTLKRAVTKGMATR; encoded by the coding sequence ATGGCTGACGGTGTTTTTCAAGGTGCTATTGGTATCGATTTAGGTACTACCTACTCATGTGTTGCTACATACGACTCAGCAGTTGAAATTATTGCCAATGAACAAGGTAACAGAGTTACTCCTTCTTTCGTCGCTTTTACTAGTGAAGAAAGATTAATTGGTGATGCTGCCAAGAACCAAGCTGCTTTAAACCCAAAGAACACTGTTTTCGACGCTAAGCGTTTGATTGGTAGAgcttttgatgatgaatctGTTCAAAAGGATATCAAGTCATGGCCATTCAAGGTTATCGATGTCAATGGACAACcacaaattgaagttgaataCTTGGATGAAACCAAGACCTTCTCTCCACAAGAAATCTCCTCAATGGTCTTGACCAAAATGAAGGAAATTGCTGAAGCTAAAATTGgtaaaaaagttgaaaaagctGTTATTACTGTCCCAGCTTATTTCAATGATGCTCAAAGACAAGCTACCAAGGATGCTGGTGCCATTGCTGGTTTGAATGTTTTGAGAATCATTAACGAACCAACCGCCGCTGCTATTGCTTACGGTTTGGGTGCTGGTAAAtctgaaaaagaaagacatgttttgattttcgATTTGGGTGGTGGTACATTCGatgtttctttgttgaacatTACTGGTGGTGTTTTCACCGTTAAAGCTACTGCTGGTGACACTCATTTGGGTGGTCAAGATTTCGATACCAACTTGTTGGAACACTTCAAGAATGAATTCAAGAGAAAGACTGGTAAGGATATCTCCGGTGATGCCAGAGCTTTAAGAAGATTGAGAACTGCTTGTGAAAGAGCAAAGAGATCATTATCTTCAGGTACTCAAACCActgttgaaattgattcattatttgatggtgaagatttCTCAGCCAACATCACCAGAGCtagatttgaagaattgtGTGCTGATTTATTCAGATCCACTTTGGACccagttgaaaaagtctTGAAAGATGCCAAGATTGACAAATcacaagttgaagaaattgtcCTTGTTGGTGGTTCAACCAGAATTCCAAAggttcaaaaattgttatCTGACTTTTTTGACggtaaacaattggaaaaatccATCAACCCAGATGAAGCTGTTGCTTACGGTGCTGCTGTCCAAGCTGCTATCTTGACCGGTCAATCAACCAATGACGAAACTAAGgacttgttgttgttggatgtTATCCCATTGTCCCTTGGTGTTGCTATGCAAGGTAACGTCTTTGCTCCAGTTGTTCCAAGAAACACCACTGTTCCAACCATCAAGAGAAGAACTTTCACCACTGTTGCTGACCACCAAACCACTGTTCAATTCCCAGTTTACCAAGGTGAACGTGTCAACTGTACTGAAAACACTTTATTGGGTGAATTCGACTTGAAAAACATCCCACCAATGCAAGCAGGTGAACCAGTCTTGGAAGCCAtctttgaagttgatgctAACGGTATCTTGAAGGTTACTGctgttgaaaaatcaactGGTAGATCTGCCAACATCACCATCTCCAACTCAATTGGTAGATTGTCAACTGAAGAAATCGAAAAGATGATCAATGATgctgaaaaattcaagTCATCCGATGATGCTTTTGCCAAGAGACAcgaacaaaaacaaaaattggaagCTTACGTTGCTTCAGTTGAATCAACTGTTACTGATCCTGTCTTGAGCGctaaattgaagaaatctGCTAAGGACAAGATTGAAGCTGCTTTGTCTGATGCTTTGCaaactttggaaattgaagattcaTCTGCTGATGATTATAGAAAAGCTGAATTGACTTTGAAGAGAGCTGTTACCAAAGGTATGGCCACTCGTTAA
- a CDS encoding Ptp1 protein (S. cerevisiae homolog PTP1 has protein tyrosine phosphatase activity, has role in protein and localizes to mitochondrion), which produces MHLSSTTPFTFTRMNVFKKPIIRANNNSTSSNSNKSATSKTQRDGKLPTLLTIASQEQRDKFDELNEVESNRIVDGLNNPTESIWSLTAAISKRNKDRNRYSNVMPWNETRVKLPIKNETTYSDYINASHIKLQIKGDTLINRYIACQGPLDSTRNHFWSMCFNESEKQGNDVVIIAMVTPLMEQGMIKCDKYWPEVGEAWGFQQENLEDGIAMEDLTIKNVNETYDVDEDYLLTEFELKSGIKTKKVYHFYYYKWADAKIPPSITPLANLSRHINEVKQASAALPENQPIPIIHCSAGVGRSGTFMVYDHLFRDRDKFRTIIDSNPTKDLVYKAVFQLRTQRMMMVQTVYQYQFLYNVAKEVYNAEK; this is translated from the coding sequence ATGCACTTGAGTTCTACTACACCATTTACATTCACGAGAATGAATGTATTCAAGAAGCCAATAATCCGTGCCAATAACAACAGTACCTCATCAAATAGCAATAAACTGGCTACATCCAAAACGCAGCGAGATGGTAAATTGCCTACTTTACTCACAATAGCATCACAAGAACAACGtgacaaatttgatgaattgaatgaagttgaGTCAAATAGAATCGTTGATGGTTTGAACAACCCCACTGAATCTATATGGTCACTTACTGCAGCAATAtcgaaaagaaacaaagatCGAAACAGGTATAGCAATGTTATGCCATGGAATGAAACTAGAGTCAAACTACCAATTAAAAATGAAACCACATATTCTGATTATATTAATGCATCCCATataaaattacaaattaaAGGAGACACCTTAATTAATCGATACATTGCTTGTCAAGGGCCATTGgattcaacaagaaatcaTTTCTGGTCAATGTGTTTTAATGAGCTGGAGAAGCAAGGCAACGATGTAGTTATAATTGCGATGGTTACACCATTAATGGAGCAAGGAATGATTAAATGTGATAAATATTGGCCAGAAGTAGGTGAAGCTTGGGGATtccaacaagaaaatcTCGAAGATGGTATTGCAATGGAGGATTTGACTATAAAGAACGTTAATGAAACTTATGATGTCGATGAGGATTATTTGTTGACTGAATTTGAACTCAAATCAGGaatcaaaaccaagaaGGTGTATCATTTCTATTACTATAAGTGGGCAGATGCTAAAATCCCCCCATCAATCACTCCCTTAGCTAATTTATCTCGACACATAAATGAAGTGAAACAAGCTAGTGCTGCATTACCAGAAAATCAACCTATTCCAATAATCCATTGTTCTGCAGGTGTTGGAAGATCAGGTACTTTTATGGTCTATGATCATTTGTTTCGAGATAGGGACAAGTTTCGTACTATTATTGATAGCAATCCTACAAAAGATTTGGTTTACAAAGCGGTGTTTCAGTTGAGGACGCagaggatgatgatggttcAAACTGTGTACCAATACCAATTTTTATATAACGTGGCAAAGGAGGTTTATAACGCGGAGAAGTGA
- a CDS encoding Aco1 aconitase gives MLSASRTAIRANPRSVTIRGLASAINRDSKVHQNLLEDHSFINYKQNLENVEIVKARLNRPLTYAEKVLYGHLDDPHGQDIERGKSYLKLRPDRVACQDATAQMAILQFMSANLPQVATPSTVHCDHLIQAQIGGAKDLARAIDLNKEVYDFLASACAKYNLGFWKPGSGIIHQIVLENYAFPGALLIGTDSHTPNAGGLGQLAIGVGGADAVDVMSGLAWELKAPKIIGVKLTGKMSGWTSPKDIILKLAGITTVKGGTGAIVEYFGSGVETFSCTGMGTICNMGAEIGATTSVFPYNKSMDDYLEATGRSDIAQFAHQYKNDFLKADEGCEYDQVIEIDLNTLEPHVNGPFTPDLATPVSKMRETAIANDWPLDVRVGLIGSCTNSSYEDMSRAASIIKDAEAHGLRAKTLYTVSPGSEQVRATIARDGQLKTFEDFGGVVLANACGPCIGQWDRQDVKKGEKNTIVSSFNRNFTSRNDGNPATHAFVASPEMATAYAITGDLGFNPITDYLVDSEGNEFKLKEPSGLGLPPKGYDKGENTYQAPPQDRASIDVVISPTSDRLQKLKPFKPWDGKDAERLPILIKAVGKTTTDHISMAGPWLKYRGHLENISNNYMIGATNAENGKANEVKNHYTGKWDGVPQTAAALRDSGHKWVVIGDENFGEGSSREHAALEPRFLGGFAIITKSFARIHETNLKKQGLLPLNFTNVADYDKINPTDEIDLLGLTELAPGKNVIMRVHPKDGEAWETELSHTYNNEQIEWFKYGSALNKMAAVAAEKHAAGKK, from the coding sequence ATGTTGTCTGCTTCAAGAACAGCTATTAGAGCAAACCCACGTTCTGTCACCATTCGTGGTTTAGCTTCTGCTATCAACAGAGATTCAAAAGTCCACCAAAACTTGTTGGAAGATCACTCTTTTatcaactacaaacaaaacttggaaaatgttgaaattgttaaaGCTAGATTAAACAGACCTTTGACTTATGCTGAAAAAGTCTTGTATGGTCACTTGGATGATCCTCATGGACAAGATATCGAAAGAGGTAAATCatacttgaaattgagacCAGATAGGGTTGCTTGTCAAGATGCTACTGCTCAAATGGCTATTTTACAGTTTATGTCAGCTAATTTGCCTCAAGTTGCCACTCCATCAACAGTTCATTGTGATCACTTGATTCAAGCTCAAATTGGTGGTGCTAAGGATTTGGCTAGAGCCATTGACTTAAACAAGGAAGTTTATGATTTCTTGGCTTCTGCTTGTGCTAAATATAACTTGGGTTTCTGGAAACCAGGTTCAGGTATTAtccatcaaattgttttggaaaactaTGCATTTCCAGGtgctttgttgattggtaCCGATTCGCACACTCCAAATGCTGGTGGTTTAGGTCAATTGGCtattggtgttggtggtgctgaTGCCGTCGATGTTATGTCTGGTCTTGCTTGGGAATTGAAGGCACCAAAGATTATCGGTGTTAAATTGACAGGTAAAATGAGCGGTTGGACTTCACCAAAGGATATTATCTTGAAATTGGCTGGTATTACTACTGTCAAGGGTGGTACTGGTGCTATTGTCGAATACTTCGGTTCAGGTGTTGAAACCTTCTCATGTACTGGTATGGGTACTATCTGTAATATGGGTGCTGAAATTGGTGCCACCACCTCAGTTTTCCCATACAACAAATCCATGGATGACTACTTGGAAGCTACTGGTAGATCTGATATTGCTCAATTTGCTCACCAATATAAGAATGATTTCCTTAAAGCTGATGAAGGTTGTGAATATGACCAAGTTATTGAAATCGACTTGAACACTTTGGAACCACACGTCAACGGTCCATTCACTCCAGATTTGGCTACTCCAGTCTCCAAGATGAGAGAAACTGCTATTGCCAATGACTGGCCATTGGATGTCAGAGTTGGTTTGATTGGTTCATGTACCAACTCTTCATACGAAGATATGTCAAGAGCCGCTTCTATCATTAAGGATGCCGAAGCTCATGGATTGAGAGCCAAGACCTTGTACACTGTTTCCCCAGGTTCAGAACAAGTTAGAGCTACTATTGCCAGAGATGGTCAATTAAAGACTTTCGAAGATTTCGGTGGTGTTGTTTTGGCTAACGCTTGTGGTCCATGTATTGGTCAATGGGATAGACAAGATGTTAAAAAAGGTGAAAAGAACACCATTGTCTCATCATTCAACAGAAACTTCACTTCAAGAAACGATGGTAACCCAGCTACCCACGCTTTCGTTGCTTCCCCAGAAATGGCTACAGCTTACGCCATCACTGGTGACTTGGGTTTCAACCCAATCACCGATTACTTGGTTGATTCCGAAGGTAacgaattcaaattgaaggagCCATCTGGTCTTGGTTTGCCACCAAAGGGTTACGACAAGGGTGAAAACACTTACCAGGCCCCACCACAAGACAGAGCTTCtattgatgttgttatCTCACCAACTTCTGACAGattacaaaaattgaaaccattcAAGCCATGGGATGGCAAGGATGCTGAAAGATTACCAATCTTGATTAAAGCTGTTGGTAAGACCACCACTGATCATATTTCAATGGCTGGTCCATGGTTGAAATACCGTGGTCACTTGGAAAACATTTCTAACAACTATATGATTGGTGCCACTAATGCTGAAAACGGTAAAGCCAATGAAGTTAAGAACCACTACACTGGTAAATGGGACGGTGTTCCACAAACTGCTGCTGCATTGAGAGATTCTGGTCACAAATGGGTTgttattggtgatgaaaacTTTGGTGAAGGTTCTTCTAGAGAACATGCTGCTTTGGAACCAAGATTCCTTGGTGGTTTCGCCATTATTACCAAATCATTTGCTCGTATTCACGAAACTAACTTGAAGAAACAAGGTTTGTTGCCATTGAACTTTACCAATGTTGCTGATTACGACAAGATTAACCCaactgatgaaattgatttgctCGGTTTGACTGAGTTGGCTCCAGGTAAGAATGTTATCATGAGAGTTCATCCAAAGGATGGTGAAGCTTGGGAAACTGAATTATCACACACTTATAACaatgaacaaattgaatggtTCAAGTACGGTTCAGCTTTGAACAAGATGGCTGCCGTCGCTGCTGAAAAACATGCTGCTGGTAAGAAATAA
- a CDS encoding Ssy5 protein (S. cerevisiae homolog SSY5 has serine-type endopeptidase activity, has role in response to amino acid stimulus, protein processing and localizes to extrinsic to plasma membrane), with translation MKRFLSRTSKPDNADLNQETQSSTGQDDTKSRTSSSLKPSKSNISHESYDSVRELRPMFGETKQSLSHKPSEAGFFDTGLNLNPSIMSPNDTVTVGASSSRHSTGDGVSLFSSKQSFSTKQSSYQSTNTAKRPFQYNYSQPLQILDLEKNDTGDERSYHDRVCEELKKLSQNLAYIMMQYNNSSVNLSTTVVNCIDCFKEFNNNIKEKQEPDISTYNNLHLRKIVKYYLHFYDNLLKDDVYIKLKLLLVKNFNDFAAVFNDDLNDNNVIAKPRNFAVGSNNVRDFPNENVIVRIMDKIAQTNISVQEQSGSFIAPIMRGVSMRMSILCLYFGYPDPSDMHYKLTQSIHDLYDDVHVMVMRNRIELASASVSNPPPIPTGRTPGTSNAVHKFKLPFRIPTDPLEPPISMSISTENSNRVSGTMGGYIYPKIDLIKQPQLKSYASSKFAISCGHVCLDPQDSSHYCNIASPSAALISLYKQALIAQYQRQGGQLSESHIAYGTILNELEEMFPLKKVKVQEKHSSEHYEMRNLPQFRFGQIIWGERTLINLSKSSNEVSGLVERKLSDLAIIKVNKHLKCSYNYLGDDVQFSEYDPALIIDNLYVRKVLNLRRFKPKTINEDINEVDSSVSSSSQEQDQCYHGISVFKYGSTTKYTRGNLNGVKLVYWLDGAMHSSEFIVNSIEHNSAFAGGGDSGSWVLTKLQDLDSKANGLGVLGMLHSYDGEYKQFGLFTPMCEILNRLEEVTNIKWGVIGCEQEEKGEKVMEHGGDGEILNTGEEVD, from the coding sequence ATGAAGAGGTTCCTTTCAAGAACAAGTAAACCTGATAATGCAGATTTGAACCAAGAGACACAAAGTCTGACAGGGCAAGATGACACCAAGTCTAGAACATCCTCATCATTGAAACCTAGCAAGAGTAATATATCACATGAGTCGTATGACTCCGTGCGAGAACTAAGACCGATGTTTGGTGAAACTAAACAACTGCTTCTGCATAAACCTTCTGAGGCAGGGTTTTTCGATACTGGATTGAACCTCAATCCACTGATAATGAGTCCAAATGACACAGTAACTGTGGGTGCATCTAGTAGTAGGCATTCTACGGGAGACGGTGTCTCACTTTTTTCTAGCAAGCAATCCTTTTCGACGAAGCAGTCATCATATCAAAGTACCAATACCGCGAAACGACCTTTTCAATACAACTATAGTCAACCTTTACAAATTCTTGACTTGGAAAAAAATGACACAGGAGATGAGAGAAGCTATCATGATCGTGTTTGTGAAGAGCTTAAAAAGTTAAGTCAAAATTTGGCATATATCATGATGCAATATAATAATTCGAGTGTGAacttatcaacaacagtgGTGAATTGTattgattgtttcaaagaattCAATAATAATATAAAGGAGAAACAAGAGCCAGATATAAGCACTTACAATAATCTACATTTAAGAAAGATTGTCAAGTATTATCTCCACTTTTATgacaatttattgaaagaCGATGTTTATATCAAGTTGAAGCTTTTATTagtcaaaaatttcaacgATTTTGCTGCTGTTTTCAACGACGACCTTAATGACAATAACGTGATCGCTAAACCTCGGAATTTTGCAGTAGGATCTAACAATGTGAGAGATTTTCCCAATGAAAATGTAATTGTGCGGATCATGGATAAAATTGCTCAAACAAATATTTCGGTTCAAGAGCAAAGTGGATCATTCATAGCCCCAATAATGAGAGGTGTCTCCATGCGCATGAGCATATTGTGTCTCTATTTTGGATACCCTGATCCTCTGGACATGCACTACAAACTAACCCAAAGTATTCACGATTTATATGACGATGTTCACGTCATGGTTATGAGGAATAGGATTGAGCTTGCTTCTGCGTCGGTACTGaatccaccaccaattccaacaGGCCGCACTCCTGGAACGTCAAATGCTGTAcacaaatttaaattacCTTTTAGAATACCCACAGATCCATTGGAACCTCCAATATCCATGTCCATATCAACAGAAAACTCAAACAGAGTCTCAGGAACCATGGGTGGCTACATCTATCCTAAAATAGATCTCATAAAACAACCACAACTCAAAAGCTATGCATCTAGTAAGTTTGCAATATCATGTGGACATGTATGTTTAGATCCTCAAGACTCGTCACATTACTGCAACATTGCTTCTCCGTCAGCTGCATTGATATCATTGTATAAGCAAGCTCTAATTGCACAATATCAAAGGCAAGGCGGACAACTCAGTGAGAGCCATATTGCTTATGGCAcaatattgaatgaattggaGGAAATGTTCCCGTTGAAAAAAGTCAAGGTCCAAGAAAAACATTCATCGGAACATTATGAAATGCGCAACCTCCCACAGTTCAGATTCGGGCAAATTATATGGGGTGAGCGAACATTAATTAACTTATCAAAATCTTCCAATGAGGTCAGTGGATTAGTTGAACGTAAACTTTCAGATTTGGCAATCATCAAAGTCAACAAGCACTTGAAGTGCTCGTATAACTACTTGGGAGATGACGTTCAATTCAGCGAGTATGACCCTGCACTTATAATAGATAATTTATATGTTCGAAAAGTGCTCAATTTGAGGCGATTTAAGCCAAAAACGATCAACGAGGATATTAACGAGGTTGACTCAAgtgtttcatcatcttcacaAGAGCAGGACCAGTGTTATCATGGCATATCTGTATTCAAATATGgctcaacaacaaaatacaCTCGTGGTAATCTAAATGGGGTCAAATTGGTTTACTGGCTTGATGGAGCTATGCATTCACTGGAGTTTATTGTTAATTCCATAGAGCACAATTCAGCAtttgctggtggtggtgatagTGGAAGTTGGGTGCTTACGAAATTACAAGACTTGGATTCAAAGGCCAATGGATTGGGTGTTTTGGGGATGTTGCATTCGTATGACGGCGAATACAAGCAATTTGGATTGTTTACCCCAATGTGTGAAATTTTAAACCGATTAGAAGAAGTCACTAACATCAAATGGGGTGTTATTGGGTGTGAACAAGAGGAGAAAGGTGAAAAGGTGATGGAGCACGGAGGCGATGgagaaattttgaatactGGGGAAGAGGTCGACTAG